A window of the Candidatus Binatia bacterium genome harbors these coding sequences:
- a CDS encoding VCBS repeat-containing protein gives MTTHQPDHRLRHALLPIAMVACVLAGGNAPAQTLPGFVSCDVPLPSGSAGIAQPVAVASGDFNHDGVPDLAVVDAVNKSVLILLSNPSTRSLFRDGNCAGAMTPTAIPINDAPVAIAAGKLQEKFADVDDLAVVGPAGISILSNNGSGQFTASSPISAGSDPRAVAIADVDGDGHLDIVVGSSGLDHSVTVVYGRSGGGFDTTNTAVREPAGLSVAFMSVADVNRDGALDIIAGSDIERTVSILLQNGKRTFESPLAVPVGTVPAAIGTGDFNLDNWLDLAVVGSGANADLQIFLNDGASGGGTSFTPAGTPVTAGLDSPSALAVDDFNHDGKLDIAVANASSNTVAFFLGDGHGNLVPAPQACGLPTSPLDTCVVGVAPVAVTLANLDGGPNDVITANEGDGTLSVLLSSRPEATPTPTATATFTATATPTETATPTPTPTSTPTPTATGTPTPTKTPLPASTFTITPTPTAQCLGSVCIQGQSCAVEGIKSPPSHGWWLLPPVILWILRRRPQ, from the coding sequence ATGACCACTCACCAGCCAGATCACCGTCTACGTCATGCCCTGCTTCCGATCGCGATGGTCGCCTGCGTCCTTGCCGGCGGCAATGCGCCGGCGCAAACGCTGCCCGGTTTTGTGAGCTGCGACGTGCCGCTGCCATCGGGATCGGCTGGGATCGCGCAGCCCGTGGCCGTCGCATCCGGCGATTTCAACCACGATGGTGTGCCTGACCTTGCTGTCGTCGACGCGGTAAACAAGAGCGTCCTGATCCTGCTGTCGAACCCATCGACGCGCAGCCTTTTCCGTGACGGGAACTGTGCCGGTGCGATGACACCAACGGCGATCCCGATCAATGACGCACCGGTAGCGATCGCGGCCGGAAAACTGCAGGAAAAATTTGCTGACGTCGATGACCTCGCTGTAGTCGGCCCAGCGGGCATCTCCATCTTGAGCAACAACGGAAGCGGTCAGTTCACGGCGAGTTCGCCGATCAGCGCCGGTAGTGACCCGCGCGCCGTGGCCATCGCCGACGTGGACGGCGACGGTCACCTCGACATCGTTGTCGGCAGCAGCGGCTTGGACCACAGCGTAACCGTGGTGTATGGACGGTCCGGTGGCGGCTTCGACACGACAAACACGGCGGTCAGAGAACCCGCCGGGCTGTCCGTCGCCTTCATGTCGGTGGCCGACGTGAATCGGGACGGGGCGTTGGACATCATCGCCGGTAGCGACATCGAACGCACGGTATCCATTCTGCTTCAAAACGGGAAGCGGACCTTCGAGTCGCCGCTCGCGGTGCCGGTAGGCACGGTGCCCGCCGCGATCGGCACGGGCGATTTCAACCTCGACAATTGGCTGGACTTGGCGGTCGTCGGCAGCGGAGCGAACGCGGATCTCCAGATATTTTTGAACGACGGTGCATCAGGCGGTGGAACCTCCTTCACCCCAGCGGGAACCCCGGTGACTGCCGGCTTGGATAGCCCTTCCGCGCTCGCCGTCGATGACTTTAACCACGATGGAAAACTTGACATTGCGGTGGCCAATGCCAGCTCCAACACGGTTGCCTTCTTCCTAGGCGACGGCCACGGAAACCTCGTCCCCGCGCCGCAGGCGTGCGGCTTGCCTACCTCCCCTCTCGACACCTGCGTCGTCGGCGTAGCGCCGGTGGCGGTTACGCTCGCAAACCTCGATGGTGGGCCCAATGACGTGATCACCGCCAACGAGGGCGACGGCACACTTTCGGTCTTGCTCAGCAGCCGTCCAGAGGCAACGCCGACGCCGACGGCAACCGCGACCTTCACCGCGACCGCCACGCCTACGGAAACGGCCACCCCAACGCCCACCCCAACGTCTACCCCAACTCCCACCGCAACGGGGACGCCGACGCCGACCAAGACGCCGCTGCCGGCCTCCACTTTCACGATCACACCGACCCCGACGGCGCAATGCCTCGGTAGCGTCTGCATTCAGGGACAGAGTTGTGCTGTCGAAGGCATAAAGTCGCCCCCGAGTCATGGGTGGTGGTTGCTGCCCCCGGTAATTCTCTGGATCCTCCGGCGCCGCCCGCAGTGA